The following are from one region of the Streptomyces changanensis genome:
- a CDS encoding phosphatase PAP2 family protein, which translates to MAVHGPLAALDERWGRALAGRGPAPLAELGADLGNVPVALPVLAAAAAYAAWRGRRRRALYALVAMALVPALVVPLKVLLDRPGPLTQATGYYPSGHTATALVAYCGAALLVHRRVLLPVAAVLTAATGAGLVLRGYHWPLDVAGSLLLFGGGHLALSSTGRRRSSGRTPRR; encoded by the coding sequence GTGGCCGTCCACGGCCCGCTGGCGGCGCTGGACGAGCGGTGGGGCCGCGCCCTCGCCGGCCGGGGCCCCGCCCCGCTCGCCGAGCTGGGCGCCGACCTCGGCAACGTCCCGGTCGCGCTGCCCGTCCTCGCCGCCGCCGCCGCGTACGCCGCGTGGCGCGGGCGCCGGCGCCGGGCGCTGTACGCGCTCGTCGCGATGGCGCTCGTCCCGGCCCTGGTGGTGCCGTTGAAGGTGCTGCTCGACCGGCCGGGGCCGCTGACGCAGGCGACCGGTTACTACCCGTCGGGGCACACCGCGACCGCGCTGGTGGCGTACTGCGGGGCGGCGCTGCTGGTGCACCGGCGGGTGCTGCTGCCCGTCGCCGCGGTGCTGACGGCGGCGACGGGCGCGGGGCTCGTGCTGCGCGGCTACCACTGGCCGCTGGACGTCGCCGGCAGCCTGCTGCTGTTCGGCGGCGGCCACCTGGCGCTCAGTTCCACCGGTAGGCGTCGAAGTTCCGGGAGAACTCCCCGCCGTTGA
- the gabT gene encoding 4-aminobutyrate--2-oxoglutarate transaminase — translation MTEIPQERRVVTAIPGPKSQELQARRLASVAGGVGSVLPVFTARAGGGVIEDVDGNRLIDFGSGIAVTSVGASAEAVVRRASAQLQDFTHTCFMVTPYEGYVEVCEALAELTPGDHEKKSALFNSGAEAVENAVKIARSYTKRQAVVVFDHGYHGRTNLTMALTAKNMPYKHGFGPFAPEVYRVPVAYGYRWPTGPENCGPEAAAQAIDQITKQIGAENVAAIIIEPVLGEGGFIEPAKGFLPAIVEFANANGIVFVADEIQSGFCRTGQWFACEDEGIVPDLITTAKGIAGGLPLAAVTGRAEIMDSVHGGGLGGTYGGNPVACAGALGSIETMRELDLNAKAKRIEEVMKGRLAALQEKFADKVGCHIGDIRGRGAMIAIELVKDAATKEPNPEAAAALAKACHAEGVLVLTCGTYGNVLRFLPPLVIGEDLLNEGLDVIEAAYARI, via the coding sequence ATGACCGAAATCCCGCAGGAGCGCCGCGTCGTCACCGCCATCCCCGGCCCGAAGTCGCAGGAGCTCCAGGCCCGGCGCCTCGCCTCCGTCGCGGGTGGCGTCGGCTCCGTGCTGCCGGTGTTCACCGCGCGCGCGGGTGGCGGTGTCATCGAGGACGTGGACGGCAACCGTCTGATCGACTTCGGTTCGGGCATCGCGGTCACCTCCGTGGGCGCCTCCGCGGAGGCCGTCGTGCGCCGCGCGTCCGCGCAGCTGCAGGACTTCACCCACACCTGTTTCATGGTCACCCCGTACGAGGGGTACGTGGAGGTCTGTGAGGCGCTGGCCGAGCTCACCCCCGGTGACCACGAGAAGAAGTCGGCCCTGTTCAACAGCGGCGCCGAGGCCGTCGAGAACGCGGTCAAGATCGCCCGTTCGTACACCAAGCGCCAGGCCGTCGTCGTCTTCGACCACGGCTACCACGGCCGGACGAACCTCACGATGGCCCTGACCGCCAAGAACATGCCGTACAAGCACGGCTTCGGCCCGTTCGCGCCCGAGGTGTACCGCGTGCCGGTGGCGTACGGCTACCGCTGGCCGACCGGCCCGGAGAACTGCGGCCCCGAGGCCGCCGCGCAGGCGATCGACCAGATCACCAAGCAGATCGGCGCCGAGAACGTCGCCGCGATCATCATCGAGCCGGTGCTCGGCGAGGGCGGCTTCATCGAGCCGGCCAAGGGCTTCCTCCCGGCGATCGTCGAGTTCGCCAACGCCAACGGCATCGTCTTCGTCGCGGACGAGATCCAGTCCGGCTTCTGCCGCACCGGCCAGTGGTTCGCCTGCGAGGACGAGGGCATCGTCCCCGACCTGATCACGACGGCCAAGGGCATCGCGGGCGGCCTGCCGCTCGCCGCCGTCACCGGCCGCGCCGAGATCATGGACTCCGTCCACGGCGGCGGCCTCGGCGGCACCTACGGCGGCAACCCGGTGGCCTGCGCCGGCGCCCTCGGCTCCATCGAGACGATGCGGGAGCTCGACCTCAACGCCAAGGCGAAGCGCATCGAGGAGGTCATGAAGGGCCGCCTCGCCGCCCTGCAGGAGAAGTTCGCCGACAAGGTCGGGTGCCACATCGGCGACATCCGCGGCCGGGGCGCCATGATCGCGATCGAGCTGGTCAAGGACGCCGCGACCAAGGAGCCGAACCCGGAGGCCGCCGCCGCGCTCGCCAAGGCGTGCCACGCCGAGGGCGTGCTCGTCCTGACCTGCGGCACCTACGGCAACGTGCTGCGCTTCCTGCCGCCGCTGGTGATCGGCGAGGACCTGCTCAACGAGGGCCTGGACGTCATCGAGGCCGCGTACGCCCGCATCTGA
- a CDS encoding ATP-binding protein, translating to MDRDGTSYEARGTHADPGPHPAVPPPHPAGAPSPPAGPPPLPPAPPAAPAVPAPAPSGARRGSPAAPPAPRHAPAAAPSVLDWLRTPRPEAEPGVWRLGHRPRPAEEPEDVPARRLFAGAIIALLSGWLLWSLLWNGYLGHYWLWPLVVLTPDSWRSDGETWATASDVYYVLVGGGLLVFFARVGHVPEIWRRYARRSRARAAAVPPPRTGADPADWPELRDAGLTEAADRLAEAVRAGTLGDVDYARIQRAWHGVRAHPDRLAAFTDAVRAQGPAACAHPSGARDLPARTATHDLATGQVRIGVAADHPRNPYGRRTTGVALEPALLGTSLLAVGPAAAGKTERLVRPVTEGLCLQALANRAAVVAVTAQGSPLAPDTAFDVVIPVGRPGSRYDLDLYGGAEDADEAARTLAEALVGDLVPDSRRAATALAQLIGPHRAAHGRFPGVPELRELLGGDPRALAELRAAVAGDPAQLRELDARARQAGRGDDVAVLLAERIAFLDRPAFADSFRTDGAGRPFSLRAIEHPLRVRVDLPERGHAEASRIVARLLLAQFTEAALARADRSLFACLVLDDATDTVTADSVRAVQRLRSAHAGVVLALRTLQDVPEHLRGPLLGAVGCRMAFSGLAPWDGGRFAEVWGTEWVQTRDVTNRQIISDEPLTKAMHFMRRLVTGRAATAEAVTVREVERQRWSASELAHGVPAGHAVLSVADVRGEHAPPVLVDLRG from the coding sequence ATGGACAGGGACGGTACGTCGTACGAGGCACGGGGCACCCACGCCGACCCCGGCCCGCACCCGGCTGTCCCCCCGCCTCACCCGGCGGGGGCCCCGTCGCCTCCGGCGGGCCCTCCGCCGCTGCCGCCCGCCCCGCCCGCGGCGCCGGCGGTCCCGGCCCCGGCGCCCTCCGGAGCCCGCCGCGGCAGCCCCGCGGCGCCGCCCGCGCCGCGCCACGCGCCCGCGGCGGCCCCCTCCGTCCTCGACTGGCTGCGCACCCCGCGCCCCGAGGCGGAACCGGGCGTGTGGCGGCTGGGGCACCGGCCCCGGCCGGCGGAGGAGCCCGAGGACGTCCCGGCACGCAGGCTCTTCGCCGGGGCGATCATCGCGCTGCTCAGCGGCTGGCTCCTGTGGTCCCTGCTGTGGAATGGCTACCTCGGCCACTACTGGCTCTGGCCGCTCGTCGTCCTCACCCCCGACTCCTGGCGGTCCGACGGGGAGACCTGGGCCACCGCCAGCGACGTGTACTACGTCCTCGTGGGCGGCGGCCTGCTCGTCTTCTTCGCCCGCGTCGGCCACGTCCCGGAGATCTGGCGCCGCTACGCCCGCCGCTCCCGCGCCCGGGCCGCCGCCGTCCCGCCGCCCCGCACGGGCGCCGACCCCGCCGACTGGCCCGAGCTGCGTGACGCCGGCCTGACCGAGGCGGCCGACCGGCTCGCCGAGGCCGTCCGCGCGGGAACCCTCGGCGACGTCGACTACGCCCGCATCCAGCGGGCCTGGCACGGCGTGCGCGCCCACCCCGACCGGCTCGCCGCGTTCACCGACGCCGTGCGCGCCCAGGGGCCGGCCGCCTGCGCCCACCCCTCCGGCGCGCGCGACCTGCCGGCCCGCACCGCCACCCACGACCTGGCCACCGGGCAGGTGCGCATCGGCGTGGCCGCCGACCACCCGCGCAACCCCTACGGCCGCCGCACCACCGGCGTCGCCCTCGAACCGGCCCTGCTCGGCACCTCGCTCCTCGCCGTCGGCCCGGCCGCGGCCGGCAAGACCGAGCGGCTCGTGCGGCCCGTCACCGAGGGGCTGTGCCTGCAGGCGCTCGCCAACCGCGCCGCCGTCGTCGCCGTGACGGCGCAGGGCTCGCCGCTCGCTCCCGACACGGCGTTCGACGTGGTCATCCCCGTCGGCCGCCCCGGCTCCCGGTACGACCTCGACCTGTACGGCGGCGCGGAGGACGCCGACGAGGCGGCCCGTACGCTCGCCGAGGCGCTCGTCGGCGACCTCGTCCCCGACAGCCGCCGCGCCGCGACGGCGCTCGCCCAGCTCATCGGCCCGCACCGGGCCGCGCACGGGCGCTTCCCCGGCGTGCCGGAGCTGCGCGAGCTGCTCGGCGGCGACCCCCGGGCCCTCGCCGAGCTGCGGGCCGCCGTCGCCGGCGATCCCGCGCAGCTGCGCGAGCTGGACGCCCGCGCCCGGCAGGCCGGGCGCGGCGACGACGTCGCGGTGCTCCTAGCCGAGCGCATCGCCTTCCTGGACCGCCCCGCCTTCGCCGACTCCTTCCGCACCGACGGCGCCGGCCGCCCCTTCTCGCTGCGCGCCATCGAGCACCCGCTGCGCGTCCGCGTCGACCTGCCCGAGCGCGGCCACGCCGAGGCGTCGCGGATCGTGGCGCGGCTGCTGCTCGCCCAGTTCACGGAGGCCGCGCTCGCCCGCGCTGACCGGTCGCTCTTCGCCTGCCTGGTGCTGGACGACGCCACGGACACCGTCACCGCCGACTCCGTCCGCGCCGTGCAGCGGCTGCGCTCCGCGCACGCGGGCGTCGTGCTCGCCCTGCGCACCCTCCAGGACGTGCCGGAGCACCTGCGCGGGCCGCTGCTCGGCGCGGTCGGCTGCCGCATGGCGTTCTCCGGACTCGCCCCGTGGGACGGCGGCAGGTTCGCCGAGGTGTGGGGGACCGAGTGGGTGCAGACCCGGGACGTCACCAACCGGCAGATCATCTCCGACGAGCCGCTGACCAAGGCGATGCACTTCATGCGCCGTCTGGTGACCGGCCGGGCGGCCACCGCGGAGGCGGTCACCGTGCGCGAGGTGGAGCGGCAGCGCTGGTCGGCCTCCGAGCTTGCGCACGGGGTGCCCGCCGGGCACGCGGTGCTGTCGGTGGCGGACGTCCGGGGGGAGCACGCGCCCCCCGTCCTGGTCGATCTGCGGGGCTGA
- a CDS encoding PucR family transcriptional regulator: MPLTLASLVQHPALKLAVRAGAERLDTPVRWAHVSELADPVPYMEGGELLLTTAMTLDATDAEAMRRYVRRLAGAGVVGVGFAVGVNHDEIPQALLDAAHDEGLPLLEVPRRTPFLAISKAVSAALAADQYRAVTAGFEAQRELTRAALAEGPGAVVARLAAHVDGWAALYDASGAVLAAAPDWAARRAARLTPDVERLRERAAPASTVVGGTDDRVELQSLGTGRRVRGALAVGTGAPLGTAERYAVHSAVALLTLTTERSRSLQAAEQRLGAAVLRMMLAGQPDHARTVAGDLYGGLLDAPFRLLIAEAAGDADPAAEAPLAAFADVLEAAAAHAGEAVLTVPEGDDRLVVLAEDGGAVVAACAAYAAKEADEACAVVGLSAPAGPIAAGTAYKQAEQALSVARRRGRALVEHEELATGSLLPLLADDAVRAFADGLLRALYEHDATGRGDLVASVRAWLSRHGQWDAAAADLGVHRHTLRYRMRRVEEILGRSLDDPDVRMELWLALKTTGDQPSRHPR; the protein is encoded by the coding sequence ATGCCGCTCACCCTTGCCTCGCTCGTCCAGCACCCGGCGCTCAAGCTCGCCGTGCGCGCCGGCGCCGAGCGCCTCGACACCCCCGTGCGCTGGGCCCACGTCAGCGAGCTCGCCGACCCCGTCCCGTACATGGAGGGCGGCGAGCTGCTGCTCACCACCGCCATGACGCTCGACGCGACGGACGCCGAGGCCATGCGCCGCTACGTCCGCCGGCTCGCCGGGGCGGGGGTGGTCGGCGTCGGCTTCGCCGTCGGCGTGAACCACGACGAGATCCCCCAGGCGCTGCTGGACGCCGCCCACGACGAGGGCCTGCCCCTGCTGGAGGTGCCCCGCCGTACCCCCTTCCTCGCCATCTCCAAGGCCGTGTCCGCCGCGCTCGCCGCCGACCAGTACCGGGCGGTGACCGCCGGCTTCGAGGCGCAGCGGGAGCTGACCCGCGCGGCGCTCGCCGAGGGTCCCGGCGCCGTCGTGGCCCGGCTGGCCGCGCACGTCGACGGCTGGGCGGCGCTCTACGACGCCTCCGGGGCCGTCCTGGCCGCCGCCCCCGACTGGGCGGCGCGGCGGGCGGCGCGGCTCACCCCGGACGTCGAGCGGCTGCGGGAGCGGGCCGCGCCGGCCAGCACCGTCGTCGGCGGCACCGACGACCGCGTGGAGCTCCAGTCGCTCGGCACCGGCCGGCGGGTGCGCGGCGCGCTGGCGGTGGGCACCGGGGCGCCGCTCGGCACGGCGGAGCGGTACGCGGTGCACTCGGCCGTCGCCCTGCTCACCCTCACCACGGAGCGGTCGCGGTCCCTGCAGGCAGCCGAACAGCGCCTCGGCGCGGCGGTGCTCCGCATGATGCTCGCCGGGCAGCCGGACCACGCCCGGACGGTCGCCGGGGACCTGTACGGCGGGCTCCTCGACGCCCCGTTCCGGCTGCTGATCGCCGAGGCGGCCGGCGACGCCGACCCCGCCGCCGAGGCACCGCTGGCCGCGTTCGCCGACGTGCTGGAGGCGGCCGCGGCCCACGCCGGCGAGGCGGTGCTGACCGTGCCGGAGGGCGACGACCGGCTGGTGGTCCTCGCCGAGGACGGGGGAGCGGTGGTGGCGGCCTGCGCCGCGTACGCGGCGAAGGAGGCCGACGAGGCCTGCGCCGTCGTCGGGCTGTCCGCGCCGGCCGGCCCGATAGCGGCCGGCACCGCCTACAAGCAGGCGGAGCAGGCCCTGTCGGTGGCCCGCCGGCGGGGGCGGGCGCTCGTCGAGCACGAGGAGCTGGCGACCGGCTCCCTGCTCCCGCTGCTCGCCGACGACGCGGTGCGGGCCTTCGCGGACGGCCTGCTGCGGGCGCTGTACGAACACGACGCGACCGGCCGCGGCGACCTCGTCGCCTCGGTCCGCGCGTGGCTCTCCCGGCACGGCCAGTGGGACGCGGCCGCCGCCGACCTCGGGGTGCACCGGCACACGCTGCGGTACCGCATGCGGCGCGTCGAGGAGATCCTCGGCCGCTCCCTGGACGACCCGGACGTCCGCATGGAGCTGTGGCTCGCCCTCAAGACCACCGGCGACCAGCCGTCCCGGCACCCCAGGTGA
- a CDS encoding EamA family transporter — translation MTTARISGSVWAALAIVYLVWGSTYLGIRVVVETLPPFLSAGARFVVAGLLLAALLVWRHGPSVLRVTRAQLASAAVVGVLLLLGGNGLVVLAETSVPSGLAALLVAVMPAWVVVLRTAFGERPGPGAYAGVLLGLAGLAVLTLPGLSGDVHLGGVLTVVAATLMWSAGSFSSARIPMPRNPFTASAYEMLAGGLACALVGLARGEQRGLDLSEVSTRSWAALAYLVVFGSLIAFTAYAWLLQTAPLSLVATYAYVNPVVAVLLGWLILDEALTWPIAVGGAVVVAGVWQIVRAERGGPPAEAADPTPRPLHDGQTPDPSTRPTVSPESKRLR, via the coding sequence ATGACAACCGCGCGCATCAGCGGCAGCGTCTGGGCCGCGCTGGCGATCGTGTACCTCGTGTGGGGCTCCACCTACCTCGGCATCCGCGTCGTCGTGGAGACCCTGCCGCCCTTCCTCTCCGCCGGGGCGCGCTTCGTCGTCGCCGGCCTCCTCCTCGCCGCGCTGCTCGTCTGGCGCCACGGCCCGTCCGTCCTGCGGGTGACCCGGGCGCAGCTCGCCTCCGCCGCCGTCGTCGGCGTGCTGCTGCTCCTTGGCGGCAACGGCCTCGTCGTGCTCGCCGAGACCTCCGTGCCGTCCGGCCTCGCCGCCCTGCTCGTCGCCGTCATGCCGGCCTGGGTGGTCGTCCTGCGCACCGCGTTCGGCGAACGCCCCGGCCCCGGCGCGTACGCCGGCGTGCTCCTCGGCCTCGCCGGGCTCGCCGTCCTGACCCTGCCGGGGCTCAGCGGCGACGTGCACCTGGGCGGTGTCCTCACCGTCGTCGCCGCCACCCTCATGTGGTCCGCCGGCTCCTTCTCCTCCGCCCGCATCCCGATGCCCCGCAACCCGTTCACCGCGAGCGCGTACGAGATGCTGGCCGGCGGGCTCGCCTGCGCCCTGGTCGGCCTGGCCCGCGGCGAGCAGCGCGGCCTCGACCTGTCGGAGGTCTCCACCCGCTCCTGGGCCGCCCTCGCCTACCTCGTCGTCTTCGGCTCGCTGATCGCCTTCACCGCGTACGCCTGGCTCCTCCAGACCGCCCCGCTCTCCCTCGTCGCCACCTACGCCTACGTCAACCCCGTCGTCGCCGTCCTCCTGGGTTGGCTGATCCTCGACGAGGCCCTGACCTGGCCCATCGCCGTGGGCGGCGCCGTCGTCGTGGCGGGCGTGTGGCAGATCGTCCGCGCCGAACGCGGCGGCCCACCTGCCGAAGCGGCGGACCCGACACCCCGACCACTCCACGACGGACAAACCCCCGACCCCTCCACCCGGCCTACGGTGTCCCCTGAGAGCAAGCGCCTGCGCTGA
- a CDS encoding aldehyde dehydrogenase family protein, with protein MTATHAFWLAGREATGESTFDVTSPWDGHLVGRVSVPTEAQVEEAVAAAHAVVDEFAATPAHVRAAALDHVSKRLAERTEEIARLISAENGKPIKWARGEVGRAVSVFRFAAEEARRFNGGEAQRLDTDAGGTGRLALTRRFPKGVVLGIAPFNFPLNLCAHKVAPALAVGAPIILKPAPATPLSALVLGELLAETDLPAGSWSVLPVANDRMPALVQDERLPVISFTGSDTVGYAIQRSVPHKHCTLELGGNAAAVVLADWSSEEDLDWAAGRIATFSNYQAGQSCISVQRVIADAAVYDRLVAKVVAAVEAQGTGDPTDESTDVGPLVSEDAARRVESWVDEAVAAGATLLTGGKREGASYAPTVLADLPADTTLAREEVFGPVLTLHRVEGEAAAFAAVNDSKFGLQAGVFTHDVQTAFRAHRALEVGGVIVGDVPSYRADQMPYGGVKQSGVGREGVAYAMDDYTYERVLVLTGLAL; from the coding sequence ATGACCGCCACCCACGCCTTCTGGCTCGCCGGCCGCGAGGCCACCGGCGAGTCCACCTTCGACGTCACCTCCCCCTGGGACGGCCACCTCGTCGGCCGGGTGAGCGTGCCCACCGAGGCCCAGGTCGAAGAGGCCGTGGCCGCGGCGCACGCCGTCGTCGACGAGTTCGCCGCGACCCCCGCGCACGTCCGCGCGGCCGCCCTCGACCACGTGTCGAAGCGGCTCGCCGAGCGCACCGAGGAGATCGCCCGGCTGATCTCCGCCGAGAACGGCAAGCCGATCAAGTGGGCCCGCGGCGAGGTCGGCCGCGCCGTCTCCGTCTTCCGCTTCGCCGCCGAGGAGGCCCGGCGCTTCAACGGCGGCGAGGCCCAGCGCCTCGACACCGACGCCGGCGGCACCGGCCGCCTCGCCCTGACCCGCCGCTTCCCCAAGGGCGTCGTCCTCGGCATCGCGCCGTTCAACTTCCCGCTGAACCTCTGCGCCCACAAGGTGGCCCCGGCCCTCGCCGTCGGCGCGCCCATCATCCTCAAGCCCGCGCCGGCCACCCCGCTCTCCGCGCTCGTCCTCGGCGAGCTGCTGGCCGAGACGGACCTGCCCGCCGGCTCCTGGTCCGTCCTGCCGGTCGCCAACGACCGCATGCCCGCCCTCGTCCAGGACGAGCGCCTGCCGGTCATCTCCTTCACCGGCTCCGACACGGTCGGCTACGCCATCCAGCGGTCCGTGCCGCACAAGCACTGCACGCTGGAGCTGGGCGGCAACGCCGCGGCCGTCGTCCTCGCCGACTGGTCCTCCGAGGAGGACCTGGACTGGGCGGCGGGCCGCATCGCCACCTTCTCCAACTACCAGGCCGGCCAGTCCTGCATCTCCGTGCAGCGCGTCATCGCCGACGCCGCCGTGTACGACCGGCTCGTCGCCAAGGTCGTCGCCGCCGTCGAGGCGCAGGGCACCGGTGACCCGACCGACGAGTCCACCGACGTCGGCCCGCTGGTCAGCGAGGACGCCGCCCGGCGCGTCGAGTCCTGGGTCGACGAGGCCGTCGCCGCCGGCGCGACCCTCCTCACCGGCGGCAAGCGCGAGGGCGCGAGCTACGCCCCGACCGTGCTCGCCGACCTCCCGGCCGACACGACCCTCGCCCGTGAGGAGGTCTTCGGCCCGGTCCTGACCCTCCACAGGGTGGAGGGCGAGGCCGCCGCCTTCGCCGCGGTCAACGACTCCAAGTTCGGCCTCCAGGCCGGCGTCTTCACGCACGACGTGCAGACCGCCTTCCGCGCCCACCGGGCGCTGGAGGTCGGCGGCGTGATCGTCGGCGACGTCCCGTCGTACCGCGCCGACCAGATGCCGTACGGCGGCGTCAAGCAGTCCGGCGTCGGCCGCGAGGGCGTGGCCTACGCGATGGACGACTACACGTACGAGCGGGTGCTGGTCCTCACGGGCCTGGCCCTGTAG
- a CDS encoding acyl-CoA dehydrogenase family protein: MSGPHHKPKVSEREARQVAEAARQQDWHKPSFAKELFLGRFRLDLVHPHPLPPAEDAQRGEEFLAKLRDFCETKIDGAVIEREARIPDAVVDGLKELGALGMKIDTKYGGLGLTQVYYNKALALVGSVSPAVGALLSAHQSIGLPQPLKQFGTPEQKETYLPRLARTDLSAFLLTEPDVGSDPARLATTAVPDGDGYVIDGVKLWTTNGVVADLMVVMARVPKSEGHKGGITAFIVEAGSEGVTVEHRNAFMGLRGLENGVTRFHRVRVPAAGRIGPEGAGLKIALTTLNTGRLSLPAMCVGAGKWCLKIAREWSSVREQWGKPVARHEAVGAKISFIAATTFALEAVVDLASQMADEDRNDIRIEAALAKLYGSEMAWLIADELVQIRGGRGYETAESLAARGERAVPAEQLLRDLRINRIFEGSTEIMHLLIAREAVDAHLAVAGDIIDPDKTLGDKARAGAQAGVFYARWLPKLVTGPGRLPGAYGEFRHTGHADLSTHLRYVERTSRKLARSTFYAMSRWQGRMETKQGFLGRVVDIGAELFAMSAACVRAELLRTTGDDGRAAYELADAFCRQSRLRVEELFGRLWANTDDLDGRIVKGVLAGRYTWLEEGVLDPSGDGPWIADATPGPSTRENVHRPIR; encoded by the coding sequence ATGTCCGGCCCACACCACAAGCCCAAGGTCTCCGAACGCGAGGCCCGCCAGGTCGCCGAGGCCGCCCGCCAGCAGGACTGGCACAAGCCCAGCTTCGCCAAGGAGCTGTTCCTCGGCCGCTTCCGACTCGACCTGGTCCACCCGCACCCCCTGCCGCCCGCCGAGGACGCCCAGCGGGGCGAGGAGTTCCTCGCCAAGCTGCGCGACTTCTGCGAGACGAAGATCGACGGCGCCGTGATCGAGCGCGAGGCCCGCATCCCCGACGCCGTCGTCGACGGCCTCAAGGAGCTCGGCGCGCTCGGCATGAAGATCGACACCAAGTACGGCGGCCTCGGCCTCACCCAGGTGTACTACAACAAGGCCCTCGCCCTCGTCGGCTCCGTCAGCCCCGCCGTCGGCGCCCTGCTCTCCGCCCACCAGTCGATCGGCCTACCGCAGCCGCTCAAACAGTTCGGCACGCCGGAGCAGAAGGAGACGTACCTCCCGCGCCTGGCCCGCACCGACCTCTCCGCCTTCCTCCTCACCGAGCCCGACGTCGGCTCGGACCCCGCCCGCCTGGCCACCACCGCCGTACCCGACGGCGACGGGTACGTCATCGACGGCGTGAAGCTGTGGACCACCAACGGCGTCGTCGCCGACCTGATGGTCGTCATGGCCCGCGTCCCGAAGTCCGAGGGCCACAAGGGCGGCATCACGGCCTTCATCGTCGAGGCCGGCTCCGAGGGTGTCACCGTCGAGCACCGCAACGCCTTCATGGGCCTGCGCGGCCTGGAGAACGGCGTCACCCGCTTCCACCGGGTCCGCGTCCCCGCCGCGGGCCGCATCGGCCCCGAGGGCGCCGGCCTGAAGATCGCCCTCACCACCCTGAACACCGGGCGCCTCTCCCTGCCCGCGATGTGCGTGGGCGCCGGCAAGTGGTGCCTGAAGATCGCCCGCGAGTGGTCCTCCGTACGCGAGCAGTGGGGCAAGCCGGTCGCCCGGCACGAGGCCGTCGGCGCGAAGATCTCCTTCATCGCCGCCACCACCTTCGCCCTGGAGGCCGTCGTCGACCTCGCCAGCCAGATGGCCGACGAGGACCGCAACGACATCCGCATCGAGGCCGCCCTCGCCAAGCTGTACGGCTCCGAGATGGCCTGGCTCATCGCCGACGAGCTCGTCCAGATCCGCGGCGGCCGCGGCTACGAGACCGCCGAGTCCCTGGCCGCCCGGGGCGAACGCGCGGTCCCCGCCGAACAGCTCCTGCGCGACCTGCGCATCAACCGGATCTTCGAGGGCTCGACGGAGATCATGCACCTGCTGATCGCCCGCGAGGCCGTCGACGCCCACCTCGCCGTCGCCGGCGACATCATCGACCCCGACAAGACCCTCGGCGACAAGGCCAGGGCGGGCGCCCAGGCCGGCGTCTTCTACGCCCGCTGGCTGCCCAAGCTCGTCACGGGACCGGGCCGGCTGCCCGGCGCGTACGGCGAGTTCCGCCACACGGGTCACGCCGACCTCTCCACCCACCTGCGCTACGTCGAGCGCACCTCCCGCAAACTGGCCCGCTCCACCTTCTACGCGATGTCCCGCTGGCAGGGCCGCATGGAGACGAAGCAGGGCTTCCTCGGGCGCGTCGTCGACATCGGCGCCGAACTGTTCGCCATGAGCGCCGCCTGCGTGCGCGCCGAACTGCTGCGCACCACCGGCGACGACGGACGCGCGGCGTACGAGCTGGCCGACGCCTTCTGCCGCCAGTCCCGGCTGCGGGTCGAGGAGCTCTTCGGCCGGCTGTGGGCCAACACCGACGACCTGGACGGCCGGATCGTCAAGGGCGTCCTCGCCGGCCGGTACACCTGGCTGGAGGAGGGCGTCCTCGACCCCAGCGGCGACGGCCCGTGGATCGCCGACGCCACCCCTGGCCCGTCGACCCGGGAGAACGTCCACCGCCCCATCCGCTGA
- a CDS encoding IclR family transcriptional regulator produces METAVRAGATGGGRGVLEGAFALLEALRQHGGEAGVTELAVACGLPKSTAHRLLEQLVALQAVERRGLRYRLGAQLYRLGQAWQPHPGLRAAGRLPLHRLRAATGGSVLLSVLREDRALTVCSVPGRVEPIVPVRDGGAFALDTALGKALRGPVRGGAVLDREEVVAGVCCAALPVRSPAGTVVGAVAAMVEAGQRLEVVAGRVAEAAAAVTRALVRSGVEVRP; encoded by the coding sequence ATGGAGACAGCCGTACGCGCGGGGGCGACGGGCGGGGGCCGCGGGGTGCTGGAGGGGGCGTTCGCCCTGCTGGAGGCCCTGCGGCAGCACGGCGGCGAGGCGGGGGTGACCGAGCTGGCGGTCGCGTGCGGCCTGCCGAAGAGCACGGCGCACCGGTTGCTGGAGCAGCTGGTGGCCCTTCAGGCCGTGGAGCGCCGCGGTCTGCGCTACCGGCTGGGCGCCCAGCTCTACCGGCTCGGCCAGGCGTGGCAGCCGCACCCGGGGCTGCGGGCGGCGGGGCGCCTGCCGTTGCACCGGCTGCGGGCCGCCACGGGAGGCAGCGTGCTGCTGTCGGTGCTGCGTGAGGACCGGGCCCTGACGGTGTGTTCGGTCCCCGGCCGGGTGGAGCCGATCGTGCCGGTCCGTGACGGCGGGGCGTTCGCGCTGGACACGGCGCTGGGCAAGGCGTTGCGCGGCCCGGTGCGTGGCGGCGCCGTCCTGGACCGGGAGGAGGTGGTGGCGGGGGTCTGCTGCGCCGCGCTGCCGGTGCGGTCCCCGGCGGGGACCGTGGTGGGGGCGGTGGCCGCGATGGTCGAGGCGGGTCAGCGGCTGGAGGTGGTGGCGGGCCGGGTCGCCGAGGCGGCCGCCGCCGTCACCCGTGCGCTGGTCCGGTCGGGCGTCGAGGTGCGGCCGTGA